A stretch of the Nothobranchius furzeri strain GRZ-AD chromosome 5, NfurGRZ-RIMD1, whole genome shotgun sequence genome encodes the following:
- the elavl3 gene encoding ELAV-like protein 3 isoform X10, producing the protein MVTIISTMETQVSNGPSGTSLPNGPIISTNGSTDDSKTNLIVNYLPQNMTQEEFKSLFGSIGEIESCKLVRDKITGQSLGYGFVNYVDPNDADKAINTLNGLKLQTKTIKVSYARPSSASIRDANLYVSGLPKTMSQKDMEQLFSQYGRIITSRILVDQVTAGISRGVGFIRFDKRNEAEEAIKGLNGQKPLGAAEPITVKFANNPSQKTGQALLTQLYQTAARRYTGPLHHQTQRFRLDNLLNASYGVKRFSPITIDSMTSLAGVNLSGPTGAGWCIFVYNLSPEADESVLWQLFGPFGAVTNVKVIRDFTTNKCKGFGFVTMTNYDEAAMAIASLNGYRLGDRVLQVSFKTSKQHKA; encoded by the exons ATGGTTACT ATAATCAGCACCATGGAAACGCAGGTGTCCAACGGTCCAAGTGGAACCAGTCTGCCTAACGGCCCAATCATCAGTACAAACGGCTCCACAGACGACAGCAAAACCAACTTGATCGTCAACTATCTGCCTCAGAACATGACCCAGGAAGAATTCAAAAGTTTGTTTGGTAGCATTGGAGAGATTGAGTCTTGCAAGCTTGTCAGAGACAAGATAACAG GTCAGAGTTTGGGATACGGCTTTGTAAACTATGTGGATCCAAATGATGCCGACAAGGCCATCAACACGCTCAACGGCCTCAAATTACAGACTAAAACAATCAAG GTATCATACGCTCGGCCAAGCTCTGCTTCCATTCGTGATGCCAACCTTTACGTGAGCGGACTCCCCAAAACCATGAGTCAGAAAGACATGGAGCAGCTGTTCTCTCAGTACGGCCGCATCATCACGTCCCGCATCCTTGTGGACCAGGTTACAG CAGGCATATCTCGAGGAGTGGGCTTCATCCGGTTTGACAAGCGAAACGAAGCAGAGGAGGCCATCAAAGGACTGAATGGACAGAAGCCTTTGGGTGCTGCTGAGCCCATCACTGTCAAGTTTGCCAACAACCCCAGCCAGAAGACGGGCCAGGCCCTGCTGACACAGCTGTACCAAACTGCTGCTCGCCGCTACACAGGGCCCCTCCACCACCAGACTCAGCGTTTCAG ACTCGACAATTTACTAAACGCCAGCTACGGAGTCAAGAG ATTTTCACCCATCACCATTGACAGCATGACCAGCCTGGCTGGGGTCAACCTCTCAGGTCCAACTGGAGCTGGCTGGTGCATCTTCGTCTACAACCTGTCACCCGAAGCAGATGAGAGCGTCCTGTGGCAGCTCTTTGGGCCTTTCGGCGCCGTCACTAATGTCAAAGTCATCCGTGACTTCACCACTAACAAATGTAAGGGCTTTGGCTTCGTCACAATGACCAACTACGACGAAGCCGCCATGGCTATTGCTAGCCTAAACGGCTACCGCCTGGGTGACCGCGTGCTGCAGGTTTCCTTCAAGACCAGCAAGCAGCACAAGGCCTGA
- the elavl3 gene encoding ELAV-like protein 3 isoform X6, whose product MVTIISTMETQVSNGPSGTSLPNGPIISTNGSTDDSKTNLIVNYLPQNMTQEEFKSLFGSIGEIESCKLVRDKITGQSLGYGFVNYVDPNDADKAINTLNGLKLQTKTIKVSYARPSSASIRDANLYVSGLPKTMSQKDMEQLFSQYGRIITSRILVDQVTAGISRGVGFIRFDKRNEAEEAIKGLNGQKPLGAAEPITVKFANNPSQKTGQALLTQLYQTAARRYTGPLHHQTQRFRLDNLLNASYGVKSSPALFPRFSPITIDSMTSLAGVNLSGPTGAGWCIFVYNLSPEADESVLWQLFGPFGAVTNVKVIRDFTTNKCKGFGFVTMTNYDEAAMAIASLNGYRLGDRVLQVSFKTSKQHKA is encoded by the exons ATGGTTACT ATAATCAGCACCATGGAAACGCAGGTGTCCAACGGTCCAAGTGGAACCAGTCTGCCTAACGGCCCAATCATCAGTACAAACGGCTCCACAGACGACAGCAAAACCAACTTGATCGTCAACTATCTGCCTCAGAACATGACCCAGGAAGAATTCAAAAGTTTGTTTGGTAGCATTGGAGAGATTGAGTCTTGCAAGCTTGTCAGAGACAAGATAACAG GTCAGAGTTTGGGATACGGCTTTGTAAACTATGTGGATCCAAATGATGCCGACAAGGCCATCAACACGCTCAACGGCCTCAAATTACAGACTAAAACAATCAAG GTATCATACGCTCGGCCAAGCTCTGCTTCCATTCGTGATGCCAACCTTTACGTGAGCGGACTCCCCAAAACCATGAGTCAGAAAGACATGGAGCAGCTGTTCTCTCAGTACGGCCGCATCATCACGTCCCGCATCCTTGTGGACCAGGTTACAG CAGGCATATCTCGAGGAGTGGGCTTCATCCGGTTTGACAAGCGAAACGAAGCAGAGGAGGCCATCAAAGGACTGAATGGACAGAAGCCTTTGGGTGCTGCTGAGCCCATCACTGTCAAGTTTGCCAACAACCCCAGCCAGAAGACGGGCCAGGCCCTGCTGACACAGCTGTACCAAACTGCTGCTCGCCGCTACACAGGGCCCCTCCACCACCAGACTCAGCGTTTCAG ACTCGACAATTTACTAAACGCCAGCTACGGAGTCAAGAG TTCTCCTGCTCTCTTCCCCAGATTTTCACCCATCACCATTGACAGCATGACCAGCCTGGCTGGGGTCAACCTCTCAGGTCCAACTGGAGCTGGCTGGTGCATCTTCGTCTACAACCTGTCACCCGAAGCAGATGAGAGCGTCCTGTGGCAGCTCTTTGGGCCTTTCGGCGCCGTCACTAATGTCAAAGTCATCCGTGACTTCACCACTAACAAATGTAAGGGCTTTGGCTTCGTCACAATGACCAACTACGACGAAGCCGCCATGGCTATTGCTAGCCTAAACGGCTACCGCCTGGGTGACCGCGTGCTGCAGGTTTCCTTCAAGACCAGCAAGCAGCACAAGGCCTGA
- the elavl3 gene encoding ELAV-like protein 3 isoform X2: MVTIISTMETQVSNGPSGTSLPNGPIISTNGSTDDSKTNLIVNYLPQNMTQEEFKSLFGSIGEIESCKLVRDKITGQSLGYGFVNYVDPNDADKAINTLNGLKLQTKTIKVSYARPSSASIRDANLYVSGLPKTMSQKDMEQLFSQYGRIITSRILVDQVTAGISRGVGFIRFDKRNEAEEAIKGLNGQKPLGAAEPITVKFANNPSQKTGQALLTQLYQTAARRYTGPLHHQTQRFSVIPSLGKGPDPNNNSNTILDNLLNASYGVKSSPALFPRFSPITIDSMTSLAGVNLSGPTGAGWCIFVYNLSPEADESVLWQLFGPFGAVTNVKVIRDFTTNKCKGFGFVTMTNYDEAAMAIASLNGYRLGDRVLQVSFKTSKQHKA, encoded by the exons ATGGTTACT ATAATCAGCACCATGGAAACGCAGGTGTCCAACGGTCCAAGTGGAACCAGTCTGCCTAACGGCCCAATCATCAGTACAAACGGCTCCACAGACGACAGCAAAACCAACTTGATCGTCAACTATCTGCCTCAGAACATGACCCAGGAAGAATTCAAAAGTTTGTTTGGTAGCATTGGAGAGATTGAGTCTTGCAAGCTTGTCAGAGACAAGATAACAG GTCAGAGTTTGGGATACGGCTTTGTAAACTATGTGGATCCAAATGATGCCGACAAGGCCATCAACACGCTCAACGGCCTCAAATTACAGACTAAAACAATCAAG GTATCATACGCTCGGCCAAGCTCTGCTTCCATTCGTGATGCCAACCTTTACGTGAGCGGACTCCCCAAAACCATGAGTCAGAAAGACATGGAGCAGCTGTTCTCTCAGTACGGCCGCATCATCACGTCCCGCATCCTTGTGGACCAGGTTACAG CAGGCATATCTCGAGGAGTGGGCTTCATCCGGTTTGACAAGCGAAACGAAGCAGAGGAGGCCATCAAAGGACTGAATGGACAGAAGCCTTTGGGTGCTGCTGAGCCCATCACTGTCAAGTTTGCCAACAACCCCAGCCAGAAGACGGGCCAGGCCCTGCTGACACAGCTGTACCAAACTGCTGCTCGCCGCTACACAGGGCCCCTCCACCACCAGACTCAGCGTTTCAG TGTGATCCCTTCACTTGGAAAGGGACCAGATCCAAATAACAACTCAAACACAAT ACTCGACAATTTACTAAACGCCAGCTACGGAGTCAAGAG TTCTCCTGCTCTCTTCCCCAGATTTTCACCCATCACCATTGACAGCATGACCAGCCTGGCTGGGGTCAACCTCTCAGGTCCAACTGGAGCTGGCTGGTGCATCTTCGTCTACAACCTGTCACCCGAAGCAGATGAGAGCGTCCTGTGGCAGCTCTTTGGGCCTTTCGGCGCCGTCACTAATGTCAAAGTCATCCGTGACTTCACCACTAACAAATGTAAGGGCTTTGGCTTCGTCACAATGACCAACTACGACGAAGCCGCCATGGCTATTGCTAGCCTAAACGGCTACCGCCTGGGTGACCGCGTGCTGCAGGTTTCCTTCAAGACCAGCAAGCAGCACAAGGCCTGA
- the elavl3 gene encoding ELAV-like protein 3 isoform X15 gives MVTIISTMETQVSNGPSGTSLPNGPIISTNGSTDDSKTNLIVNYLPQNMTQEEFKSLFGSIGEIESCKLVRDKITGQSLGYGFVNYVDPNDADKAINTLNGLKLQTKTIKVSYARPSSASIRDANLYVSGLPKTMSQKDMEQLFSQYGRIITSRILVDQVTGISRGVGFIRFDKRNEAEEAIKGLNGQKPLGAAEPITVKFANNPSQKTGQALLTQLYQTAARRYTGPLHHQTQRFRFSPITIDSMTSLAGVNLSGPTGAGWCIFVYNLSPEADESVLWQLFGPFGAVTNVKVIRDFTTNKCKGFGFVTMTNYDEAAMAIASLNGYRLGDRVLQVSFKTSKQHKA, from the exons ATGGTTACT ATAATCAGCACCATGGAAACGCAGGTGTCCAACGGTCCAAGTGGAACCAGTCTGCCTAACGGCCCAATCATCAGTACAAACGGCTCCACAGACGACAGCAAAACCAACTTGATCGTCAACTATCTGCCTCAGAACATGACCCAGGAAGAATTCAAAAGTTTGTTTGGTAGCATTGGAGAGATTGAGTCTTGCAAGCTTGTCAGAGACAAGATAACAG GTCAGAGTTTGGGATACGGCTTTGTAAACTATGTGGATCCAAATGATGCCGACAAGGCCATCAACACGCTCAACGGCCTCAAATTACAGACTAAAACAATCAAG GTATCATACGCTCGGCCAAGCTCTGCTTCCATTCGTGATGCCAACCTTTACGTGAGCGGACTCCCCAAAACCATGAGTCAGAAAGACATGGAGCAGCTGTTCTCTCAGTACGGCCGCATCATCACGTCCCGCATCCTTGTGGACCAGGTTACAG GCATATCTCGAGGAGTGGGCTTCATCCGGTTTGACAAGCGAAACGAAGCAGAGGAGGCCATCAAAGGACTGAATGGACAGAAGCCTTTGGGTGCTGCTGAGCCCATCACTGTCAAGTTTGCCAACAACCCCAGCCAGAAGACGGGCCAGGCCCTGCTGACACAGCTGTACCAAACTGCTGCTCGCCGCTACACAGGGCCCCTCCACCACCAGACTCAGCGTTTCAG ATTTTCACCCATCACCATTGACAGCATGACCAGCCTGGCTGGGGTCAACCTCTCAGGTCCAACTGGAGCTGGCTGGTGCATCTTCGTCTACAACCTGTCACCCGAAGCAGATGAGAGCGTCCTGTGGCAGCTCTTTGGGCCTTTCGGCGCCGTCACTAATGTCAAAGTCATCCGTGACTTCACCACTAACAAATGTAAGGGCTTTGGCTTCGTCACAATGACCAACTACGACGAAGCCGCCATGGCTATTGCTAGCCTAAACGGCTACCGCCTGGGTGACCGCGTGCTGCAGGTTTCCTTCAAGACCAGCAAGCAGCACAAGGCCTGA
- the elavl3 gene encoding ELAV-like protein 3 isoform X7, whose amino-acid sequence MVTQIISTMETQVSNGPSGTSLPNGPIISTNGSTDDSKTNLIVNYLPQNMTQEEFKSLFGSIGEIESCKLVRDKITGQSLGYGFVNYVDPNDADKAINTLNGLKLQTKTIKVSYARPSSASIRDANLYVSGLPKTMSQKDMEQLFSQYGRIITSRILVDQVTGISRGVGFIRFDKRNEAEEAIKGLNGQKPLGAAEPITVKFANNPSQKTGQALLTQLYQTAARRYTGPLHHQTQRFRLDNLLNASYGVKSSPALFPRFSPITIDSMTSLAGVNLSGPTGAGWCIFVYNLSPEADESVLWQLFGPFGAVTNVKVIRDFTTNKCKGFGFVTMTNYDEAAMAIASLNGYRLGDRVLQVSFKTSKQHKA is encoded by the exons ATGGTTACT CAGATAATCAGCACCATGGAAACGCAGGTGTCCAACGGTCCAAGTGGAACCAGTCTGCCTAACGGCCCAATCATCAGTACAAACGGCTCCACAGACGACAGCAAAACCAACTTGATCGTCAACTATCTGCCTCAGAACATGACCCAGGAAGAATTCAAAAGTTTGTTTGGTAGCATTGGAGAGATTGAGTCTTGCAAGCTTGTCAGAGACAAGATAACAG GTCAGAGTTTGGGATACGGCTTTGTAAACTATGTGGATCCAAATGATGCCGACAAGGCCATCAACACGCTCAACGGCCTCAAATTACAGACTAAAACAATCAAG GTATCATACGCTCGGCCAAGCTCTGCTTCCATTCGTGATGCCAACCTTTACGTGAGCGGACTCCCCAAAACCATGAGTCAGAAAGACATGGAGCAGCTGTTCTCTCAGTACGGCCGCATCATCACGTCCCGCATCCTTGTGGACCAGGTTACAG GCATATCTCGAGGAGTGGGCTTCATCCGGTTTGACAAGCGAAACGAAGCAGAGGAGGCCATCAAAGGACTGAATGGACAGAAGCCTTTGGGTGCTGCTGAGCCCATCACTGTCAAGTTTGCCAACAACCCCAGCCAGAAGACGGGCCAGGCCCTGCTGACACAGCTGTACCAAACTGCTGCTCGCCGCTACACAGGGCCCCTCCACCACCAGACTCAGCGTTTCAG ACTCGACAATTTACTAAACGCCAGCTACGGAGTCAAGAG TTCTCCTGCTCTCTTCCCCAGATTTTCACCCATCACCATTGACAGCATGACCAGCCTGGCTGGGGTCAACCTCTCAGGTCCAACTGGAGCTGGCTGGTGCATCTTCGTCTACAACCTGTCACCCGAAGCAGATGAGAGCGTCCTGTGGCAGCTCTTTGGGCCTTTCGGCGCCGTCACTAATGTCAAAGTCATCCGTGACTTCACCACTAACAAATGTAAGGGCTTTGGCTTCGTCACAATGACCAACTACGACGAAGCCGCCATGGCTATTGCTAGCCTAAACGGCTACCGCCTGGGTGACCGCGTGCTGCAGGTTTCCTTCAAGACCAGCAAGCAGCACAAGGCCTGA
- the elavl3 gene encoding ELAV-like protein 3 isoform X8, which yields MVTQIISTMETQVSNGPSGTSLPNGPIISTNGSTDDSKTNLIVNYLPQNMTQEEFKSLFGSIGEIESCKLVRDKITGQSLGYGFVNYVDPNDADKAINTLNGLKLQTKTIKVSYARPSSASIRDANLYVSGLPKTMSQKDMEQLFSQYGRIITSRILVDQVTAGISRGVGFIRFDKRNEAEEAIKGLNGQKPLGAAEPITVKFANNPSQKTGQALLTQLYQTAARRYTGPLHHQTQRFSVIPSLGKGPDPNNNSNTIFSPITIDSMTSLAGVNLSGPTGAGWCIFVYNLSPEADESVLWQLFGPFGAVTNVKVIRDFTTNKCKGFGFVTMTNYDEAAMAIASLNGYRLGDRVLQVSFKTSKQHKA from the exons ATGGTTACT CAGATAATCAGCACCATGGAAACGCAGGTGTCCAACGGTCCAAGTGGAACCAGTCTGCCTAACGGCCCAATCATCAGTACAAACGGCTCCACAGACGACAGCAAAACCAACTTGATCGTCAACTATCTGCCTCAGAACATGACCCAGGAAGAATTCAAAAGTTTGTTTGGTAGCATTGGAGAGATTGAGTCTTGCAAGCTTGTCAGAGACAAGATAACAG GTCAGAGTTTGGGATACGGCTTTGTAAACTATGTGGATCCAAATGATGCCGACAAGGCCATCAACACGCTCAACGGCCTCAAATTACAGACTAAAACAATCAAG GTATCATACGCTCGGCCAAGCTCTGCTTCCATTCGTGATGCCAACCTTTACGTGAGCGGACTCCCCAAAACCATGAGTCAGAAAGACATGGAGCAGCTGTTCTCTCAGTACGGCCGCATCATCACGTCCCGCATCCTTGTGGACCAGGTTACAG CAGGCATATCTCGAGGAGTGGGCTTCATCCGGTTTGACAAGCGAAACGAAGCAGAGGAGGCCATCAAAGGACTGAATGGACAGAAGCCTTTGGGTGCTGCTGAGCCCATCACTGTCAAGTTTGCCAACAACCCCAGCCAGAAGACGGGCCAGGCCCTGCTGACACAGCTGTACCAAACTGCTGCTCGCCGCTACACAGGGCCCCTCCACCACCAGACTCAGCGTTTCAG TGTGATCCCTTCACTTGGAAAGGGACCAGATCCAAATAACAACTCAAACACAAT ATTTTCACCCATCACCATTGACAGCATGACCAGCCTGGCTGGGGTCAACCTCTCAGGTCCAACTGGAGCTGGCTGGTGCATCTTCGTCTACAACCTGTCACCCGAAGCAGATGAGAGCGTCCTGTGGCAGCTCTTTGGGCCTTTCGGCGCCGTCACTAATGTCAAAGTCATCCGTGACTTCACCACTAACAAATGTAAGGGCTTTGGCTTCGTCACAATGACCAACTACGACGAAGCCGCCATGGCTATTGCTAGCCTAAACGGCTACCGCCTGGGTGACCGCGTGCTGCAGGTTTCCTTCAAGACCAGCAAGCAGCACAAGGCCTGA
- the elavl3 gene encoding ELAV-like protein 3 isoform X4, which translates to MVTQIISTMETQVSNGPSGTSLPNGPIISTNGSTDDSKTNLIVNYLPQNMTQEEFKSLFGSIGEIESCKLVRDKITGQSLGYGFVNYVDPNDADKAINTLNGLKLQTKTIKVSYARPSSASIRDANLYVSGLPKTMSQKDMEQLFSQYGRIITSRILVDQVTAGISRGVGFIRFDKRNEAEEAIKGLNGQKPLGAAEPITVKFANNPSQKTGQALLTQLYQTAARRYTGPLHHQTQRFSVIPSLGKGPDPNNNSNTILDNLLNASYGVKRFSPITIDSMTSLAGVNLSGPTGAGWCIFVYNLSPEADESVLWQLFGPFGAVTNVKVIRDFTTNKCKGFGFVTMTNYDEAAMAIASLNGYRLGDRVLQVSFKTSKQHKA; encoded by the exons ATGGTTACT CAGATAATCAGCACCATGGAAACGCAGGTGTCCAACGGTCCAAGTGGAACCAGTCTGCCTAACGGCCCAATCATCAGTACAAACGGCTCCACAGACGACAGCAAAACCAACTTGATCGTCAACTATCTGCCTCAGAACATGACCCAGGAAGAATTCAAAAGTTTGTTTGGTAGCATTGGAGAGATTGAGTCTTGCAAGCTTGTCAGAGACAAGATAACAG GTCAGAGTTTGGGATACGGCTTTGTAAACTATGTGGATCCAAATGATGCCGACAAGGCCATCAACACGCTCAACGGCCTCAAATTACAGACTAAAACAATCAAG GTATCATACGCTCGGCCAAGCTCTGCTTCCATTCGTGATGCCAACCTTTACGTGAGCGGACTCCCCAAAACCATGAGTCAGAAAGACATGGAGCAGCTGTTCTCTCAGTACGGCCGCATCATCACGTCCCGCATCCTTGTGGACCAGGTTACAG CAGGCATATCTCGAGGAGTGGGCTTCATCCGGTTTGACAAGCGAAACGAAGCAGAGGAGGCCATCAAAGGACTGAATGGACAGAAGCCTTTGGGTGCTGCTGAGCCCATCACTGTCAAGTTTGCCAACAACCCCAGCCAGAAGACGGGCCAGGCCCTGCTGACACAGCTGTACCAAACTGCTGCTCGCCGCTACACAGGGCCCCTCCACCACCAGACTCAGCGTTTCAG TGTGATCCCTTCACTTGGAAAGGGACCAGATCCAAATAACAACTCAAACACAAT ACTCGACAATTTACTAAACGCCAGCTACGGAGTCAAGAG ATTTTCACCCATCACCATTGACAGCATGACCAGCCTGGCTGGGGTCAACCTCTCAGGTCCAACTGGAGCTGGCTGGTGCATCTTCGTCTACAACCTGTCACCCGAAGCAGATGAGAGCGTCCTGTGGCAGCTCTTTGGGCCTTTCGGCGCCGTCACTAATGTCAAAGTCATCCGTGACTTCACCACTAACAAATGTAAGGGCTTTGGCTTCGTCACAATGACCAACTACGACGAAGCCGCCATGGCTATTGCTAGCCTAAACGGCTACCGCCTGGGTGACCGCGTGCTGCAGGTTTCCTTCAAGACCAGCAAGCAGCACAAGGCCTGA
- the elavl3 gene encoding ELAV-like protein 3 isoform X14 gives MVTQIISTMETQVSNGPSGTSLPNGPIISTNGSTDDSKTNLIVNYLPQNMTQEEFKSLFGSIGEIESCKLVRDKITGQSLGYGFVNYVDPNDADKAINTLNGLKLQTKTIKVSYARPSSASIRDANLYVSGLPKTMSQKDMEQLFSQYGRIITSRILVDQVTGISRGVGFIRFDKRNEAEEAIKGLNGQKPLGAAEPITVKFANNPSQKTGQALLTQLYQTAARRYTGPLHHQTQRFRFSPITIDSMTSLAGVNLSGPTGAGWCIFVYNLSPEADESVLWQLFGPFGAVTNVKVIRDFTTNKCKGFGFVTMTNYDEAAMAIASLNGYRLGDRVLQVSFKTSKQHKA, from the exons ATGGTTACT CAGATAATCAGCACCATGGAAACGCAGGTGTCCAACGGTCCAAGTGGAACCAGTCTGCCTAACGGCCCAATCATCAGTACAAACGGCTCCACAGACGACAGCAAAACCAACTTGATCGTCAACTATCTGCCTCAGAACATGACCCAGGAAGAATTCAAAAGTTTGTTTGGTAGCATTGGAGAGATTGAGTCTTGCAAGCTTGTCAGAGACAAGATAACAG GTCAGAGTTTGGGATACGGCTTTGTAAACTATGTGGATCCAAATGATGCCGACAAGGCCATCAACACGCTCAACGGCCTCAAATTACAGACTAAAACAATCAAG GTATCATACGCTCGGCCAAGCTCTGCTTCCATTCGTGATGCCAACCTTTACGTGAGCGGACTCCCCAAAACCATGAGTCAGAAAGACATGGAGCAGCTGTTCTCTCAGTACGGCCGCATCATCACGTCCCGCATCCTTGTGGACCAGGTTACAG GCATATCTCGAGGAGTGGGCTTCATCCGGTTTGACAAGCGAAACGAAGCAGAGGAGGCCATCAAAGGACTGAATGGACAGAAGCCTTTGGGTGCTGCTGAGCCCATCACTGTCAAGTTTGCCAACAACCCCAGCCAGAAGACGGGCCAGGCCCTGCTGACACAGCTGTACCAAACTGCTGCTCGCCGCTACACAGGGCCCCTCCACCACCAGACTCAGCGTTTCAG ATTTTCACCCATCACCATTGACAGCATGACCAGCCTGGCTGGGGTCAACCTCTCAGGTCCAACTGGAGCTGGCTGGTGCATCTTCGTCTACAACCTGTCACCCGAAGCAGATGAGAGCGTCCTGTGGCAGCTCTTTGGGCCTTTCGGCGCCGTCACTAATGTCAAAGTCATCCGTGACTTCACCACTAACAAATGTAAGGGCTTTGGCTTCGTCACAATGACCAACTACGACGAAGCCGCCATGGCTATTGCTAGCCTAAACGGCTACCGCCTGGGTGACCGCGTGCTGCAGGTTTCCTTCAAGACCAGCAAGCAGCACAAGGCCTGA
- the elavl3 gene encoding ELAV-like protein 3 isoform X11: protein MVTQIISTMETQVSNGPSGTSLPNGPIISTNGSTDDSKTNLIVNYLPQNMTQEEFKSLFGSIGEIESCKLVRDKITGQSLGYGFVNYVDPNDADKAINTLNGLKLQTKTIKVSYARPSSASIRDANLYVSGLPKTMSQKDMEQLFSQYGRIITSRILVDQVTGISRGVGFIRFDKRNEAEEAIKGLNGQKPLGAAEPITVKFANNPSQKTGQALLTQLYQTAARRYTGPLHHQTQRFRLDNLLNASYGVKRFSPITIDSMTSLAGVNLSGPTGAGWCIFVYNLSPEADESVLWQLFGPFGAVTNVKVIRDFTTNKCKGFGFVTMTNYDEAAMAIASLNGYRLGDRVLQVSFKTSKQHKA from the exons ATGGTTACT CAGATAATCAGCACCATGGAAACGCAGGTGTCCAACGGTCCAAGTGGAACCAGTCTGCCTAACGGCCCAATCATCAGTACAAACGGCTCCACAGACGACAGCAAAACCAACTTGATCGTCAACTATCTGCCTCAGAACATGACCCAGGAAGAATTCAAAAGTTTGTTTGGTAGCATTGGAGAGATTGAGTCTTGCAAGCTTGTCAGAGACAAGATAACAG GTCAGAGTTTGGGATACGGCTTTGTAAACTATGTGGATCCAAATGATGCCGACAAGGCCATCAACACGCTCAACGGCCTCAAATTACAGACTAAAACAATCAAG GTATCATACGCTCGGCCAAGCTCTGCTTCCATTCGTGATGCCAACCTTTACGTGAGCGGACTCCCCAAAACCATGAGTCAGAAAGACATGGAGCAGCTGTTCTCTCAGTACGGCCGCATCATCACGTCCCGCATCCTTGTGGACCAGGTTACAG GCATATCTCGAGGAGTGGGCTTCATCCGGTTTGACAAGCGAAACGAAGCAGAGGAGGCCATCAAAGGACTGAATGGACAGAAGCCTTTGGGTGCTGCTGAGCCCATCACTGTCAAGTTTGCCAACAACCCCAGCCAGAAGACGGGCCAGGCCCTGCTGACACAGCTGTACCAAACTGCTGCTCGCCGCTACACAGGGCCCCTCCACCACCAGACTCAGCGTTTCAG ACTCGACAATTTACTAAACGCCAGCTACGGAGTCAAGAG ATTTTCACCCATCACCATTGACAGCATGACCAGCCTGGCTGGGGTCAACCTCTCAGGTCCAACTGGAGCTGGCTGGTGCATCTTCGTCTACAACCTGTCACCCGAAGCAGATGAGAGCGTCCTGTGGCAGCTCTTTGGGCCTTTCGGCGCCGTCACTAATGTCAAAGTCATCCGTGACTTCACCACTAACAAATGTAAGGGCTTTGGCTTCGTCACAATGACCAACTACGACGAAGCCGCCATGGCTATTGCTAGCCTAAACGGCTACCGCCTGGGTGACCGCGTGCTGCAGGTTTCCTTCAAGACCAGCAAGCAGCACAAGGCCTGA